A genomic window from Winogradskyella sp. J14-2 includes:
- a CDS encoding uracil-DNA glycosylase family protein codes for MFLHKHPYSPFIKHDTEKLIVGTLPPPRFSTGDLLEQDVDFCYGSYYNSLWLFIEKIHNLNFRYDNSEKAITQRKQFLIKNKIGVCDIVASCEREKIDPSDLGMRNVKLRDIVGYLKQYPNIKTILFTGGNSKNGPEYFFRKHLRDYKLKLELVTNELPRIHKFTLCHPELASGSHKEHERTIKTVSLTSASGAANISISRLPLYRQLKASNPEFNTFDFRVMQYSEYL; via the coding sequence GTGTTTCTTCACAAACATCCATATTCACCATTTATAAAGCATGATACCGAAAAACTAATTGTTGGCACTTTACCACCTCCAAGATTTTCTACAGGAGATTTATTAGAACAAGATGTTGATTTTTGTTATGGAAGTTATTACAATTCGTTATGGCTGTTTATAGAGAAGATTCATAACCTTAATTTTAGATACGACAATTCTGAAAAAGCCATAACACAACGCAAACAGTTTTTGATTAAAAACAAAATAGGTGTTTGCGATATTGTAGCATCATGCGAACGTGAAAAAATTGATCCCTCAGATCTAGGAATGAGAAATGTGAAATTGAGAGACATTGTTGGTTATCTTAAACAGTATCCTAATATTAAAACCATTTTATTCACAGGAGGAAATAGTAAAAATGGACCAGAATATTTCTTTAGAAAGCATCTAAGAGACTACAAGTTGAAACTAGAATTAGTAACTAATGAACTGCCAAGAATTCATAAATTTACGCTATGTCATCCTGAACTCGCTTCAGGATCTCATAAAGAGCATGAGAGAACTATAAAAACCGTCTCACTAACTTCAGCATCTGGAGCAGCCAATATATCAATAAGTAGATTACCATTATACAGACAGTTAAAAGCCAGTAATCCAGAGTTTAATAC
- the yaaA gene encoding peroxide stress protein YaaA, with product MKLILSPAKSLDYESKLPTTKTSEGCFLAEAERLNKLLKKKSAKSLSKLMHISDNLGQLNYERNQEWELPFTKDNARQAIYAFNGDVYRGLDAYTIDTKKLDKVQDTVRIISGLYGILKPLDLIQPYRLEMGTKMPVGKNKNLYDFWQKKVTKALNDELDEDELFLNLASNEYSKAVDKKALKVPVVDVNFKEFKDGKYKTIAIFAKLARGLMTRYIIDTDAKTLDDVKGFNYENYGYSEELSSEKELVFTR from the coding sequence ATGAAACTAATACTATCACCTGCAAAATCTTTAGATTACGAAAGCAAATTGCCAACTACAAAAACTTCTGAAGGTTGTTTTTTAGCAGAAGCAGAAAGACTTAATAAGTTACTAAAAAAGAAGTCTGCAAAAAGTTTGTCTAAACTCATGCATATATCAGACAATCTAGGTCAGCTTAATTATGAGCGTAACCAAGAATGGGAATTGCCATTTACCAAGGATAATGCCAGGCAAGCTATTTATGCTTTTAATGGCGATGTGTACAGAGGTTTAGACGCTTATACCATTGATACTAAAAAGTTGGATAAGGTGCAGGATACGGTTCGTATAATTTCTGGTTTGTATGGTATTTTAAAACCTTTGGATTTAATACAGCCATACCGATTAGAAATGGGAACAAAAATGCCTGTAGGTAAGAATAAAAATCTTTACGATTTTTGGCAAAAGAAAGTGACTAAAGCACTTAATGACGAGTTGGACGAAGACGAACTGTTTTTAAATCTTGCTAGTAACGAGTACTCAAAAGCCGTGGATAAAAAAGCATTGAAAGTACCTGTAGTTGATGTAAACTTTAAAGAGTTTAAAGATGGTAAATACAAAACCATTGCCATTTTTGCAAAATTAGCGCGTGGATTAATGACAAGGTACATTATTGACACAGATGCAAAAACATTAGACGACGTTAAAGGGTTTAACTATGAAAACTATGGTTATAGCGAAGAATTATCCTCTGAAAAAGAGCTGGTGTTTACGAGATAG
- a CDS encoding RluA family pseudouridine synthase, which yields MADIIDMSEEEDELYEHYAFKVEKGQQPLRIDKYLMNFVENATRNKIQQAAKDGSIFVNGTPVKSNYKVKPNDHITVKFEHPPHEYLLVAEDIPIDIVYEDDELLVVNKPAGMVVHPGHGNYSGTLINGLIYHFENLPNNSSNRPGLVHRIDKDTSGLLVVAKTEQAMTHLSNQFAEKTSEREYVAIVWGNIEAEEGTVEGNIGRHPKNRLQNTVYEGDEAYKGKPAVTHYKVLERLGYVTLVSCKLETGRTHQIRVHMKHIGHTLFNDERYGGEKILKGTTFTKYKQFVENAFKVLPRQALHAKTLGFEHPTTGEWLSFSTEIPEDMQQCIEKWRSYAKHQSQ from the coding sequence ATGGCAGATATCATAGACATGTCTGAGGAAGAAGACGAGCTTTATGAGCATTATGCTTTTAAGGTTGAGAAAGGACAGCAACCACTTCGTATTGATAAATACCTAATGAATTTTGTTGAAAATGCCACGCGAAACAAAATTCAACAAGCAGCAAAAGATGGTAGTATTTTTGTAAACGGAACACCCGTAAAATCTAATTACAAGGTTAAACCTAATGACCACATTACCGTAAAATTTGAGCATCCACCACATGAATATTTATTGGTTGCAGAGGATATTCCTATTGATATCGTTTACGAAGATGACGAGTTGTTGGTGGTGAATAAACCTGCGGGTATGGTAGTGCATCCTGGTCATGGTAATTACTCGGGCACATTGATTAATGGATTAATCTATCATTTTGAAAACCTCCCAAACAATTCAAGTAACCGACCAGGTTTAGTACATCGTATAGATAAAGATACCAGCGGACTTTTAGTTGTTGCTAAAACCGAACAAGCCATGACACATTTGTCCAATCAGTTTGCTGAAAAAACTAGCGAACGCGAATACGTGGCTATAGTTTGGGGAAATATTGAAGCAGAAGAAGGCACAGTTGAAGGCAATATTGGACGTCATCCTAAAAATAGACTTCAAAATACTGTTTATGAAGGAGACGAAGCTTATAAAGGAAAACCAGCAGTAACACATTATAAAGTTTTAGAACGCTTAGGCTATGTCACTTTAGTAAGTTGTAAACTCGAAACTGGCCGTACACACCAAATCCGTGTACACATGAAACATATTGGGCATACGCTTTTTAATGACGAGCGTTATGGTGGTGAAAAAATCTTAAAAGGCACAACCTTTACCAAGTATAAGCAGTTTGTAGAAAACGCATTTAAAGTGTTGCCGCGACAAGCACTCCACGCTAAAACTCTTGGTTTTGAGCATCCAACAACTGGCGAATGGTTAAGCTTTTCAACCGAAATTCCTGAAGATATGCAGCAATGCATAGAGAAGTGGAGAAGCTATGCCAAGCATCAAAGTCAGTAA
- a CDS encoding PASTA domain-containing protein, producing MSIVKFLTSKVFFKQLALAIVAIVVISFLILKWLDITTNHGEFVTVPDLKGKSLATVEIELNDNDLRMEIQDSANYNPNYPKYSVIEQNPVAGAQVKENRKIYLILNPSGYRKVEVPNVLKRTFRQAKPQLEALEFKIGEITYIDNIGKDVVLGMKHKGKTLKPGTLLPLTSTIDVVLGNGNR from the coding sequence ATGAGTATTGTAAAATTTTTAACCAGCAAGGTGTTTTTTAAGCAATTAGCATTGGCCATTGTTGCCATTGTTGTTATTAGTTTTTTAATTCTAAAATGGTTAGATATAACAACCAATCATGGCGAATTTGTAACTGTCCCTGACTTAAAAGGTAAATCTCTGGCAACTGTAGAAATAGAGTTGAATGATAACGATTTAAGAATGGAGATTCAAGATTCTGCCAATTACAATCCTAATTATCCTAAATATTCTGTTATAGAACAAAACCCAGTAGCAGGTGCTCAGGTAAAGGAAAATAGAAAAATATATTTAATCCTTAATCCTTCTGGTTACCGTAAAGTCGAGGTTCCAAATGTTTTAAAACGTACCTTTAGACAAGCCAAACCACAATTGGAAGCTTTAGAATTTAAAATAGGTGAAATTACATATATCGATAATATTGGAAAGGATGTGGTATTAGGAATGAAACACAAAGGTAAAACCCTAAAACCAGGAACATTATTACCACTAACATCTACAATAGACGTCGTTTTAGGAAACGGAAATCGTTAG
- a CDS encoding D-alanine--D-alanine ligase, with protein MKKNIAIIMGGYSSEYKISLKSGNVVYNNLNADKYNAYRIHIFKNKWVYVDENDNEFPVDKNDFSITVKGRKVIFDCVFNAIHGSPGEDGYMQAYFKLWGLPQTSCNMYQAALTYNKRDLLATLKPYGIKTAENYYLNLGDAINEDAIISKVSLPCFVKANKAGSSFGITKVYKKEDLKAAIEESFKEDNEIIIEQFLDGVEVSVGVISYKGKITVLPITEIVSENDFFDYAAKYEGKSQEITPARISEDDANKVRTQAKKIYEVLGMTGFSRSEFIFKNGEPHLLEMNTVPGLTKESILPQQAAAAGISIQDLFSNAIEEAMKN; from the coding sequence ATGAAAAAAAATATTGCCATAATTATGGGAGGTTACTCTAGCGAATATAAAATTTCGCTTAAGAGTGGCAACGTTGTATACAATAATTTAAACGCCGATAAGTATAATGCTTATCGTATTCATATTTTTAAAAATAAATGGGTTTATGTTGATGAAAATGATAACGAATTCCCTGTAGACAAGAATGATTTTTCGATTACGGTAAAGGGTCGTAAGGTAATATTTGATTGTGTTTTTAATGCTATCCATGGCTCGCCTGGTGAGGATGGCTACATGCAGGCATACTTTAAATTATGGGGCTTGCCACAAACAAGTTGTAATATGTACCAAGCCGCCTTAACATATAATAAACGAGATTTGTTAGCAACACTTAAGCCCTATGGGATAAAGACTGCTGAGAACTATTATCTTAACCTTGGTGATGCGATTAATGAAGATGCCATAATATCTAAGGTAAGCTTACCATGCTTTGTAAAAGCCAACAAAGCTGGCAGCAGTTTTGGTATAACTAAGGTTTATAAAAAAGAAGATCTTAAAGCTGCTATAGAAGAATCCTTTAAAGAAGATAATGAAATTATAATTGAGCAGTTTTTAGACGGTGTAGAGGTTTCTGTTGGTGTTATTTCGTACAAAGGCAAAATTACTGTATTACCCATTACAGAGATTGTATCGGAAAACGACTTCTTTGATTATGCTGCAAAATATGAAGGAAAATCACAAGAAATAACTCCTGCAAGAATTTCTGAAGATGACGCTAATAAAGTGAGGACACAAGCAAAAAAGATCTACGAAGTATTAGGAATGACTGGCTTTTCTCGTAGTGAATTTATTTTTAAAAATGGTGAGCCACATCTATTAGAAATGAATACGGTACCAGGACTTACCAAAGAAAGTATCTTACCTCAGCAAGCTGCTGCTGCAGGTATAAGCATACAAGATTTGTTTAGTAATGCTATTGAGGAAGCCATGAAGAATTAA
- the coaD gene encoding pantetheine-phosphate adenylyltransferase yields MKRALFPGSFDPITNGHYDIIKRGVKLFDEVVVAIGINADKKYMFSIEERKAFIEDAFKNQPKVKVTTYEGLTVDYCKDINAKFILRGLRNPADFEFEKAIAHTNRKLSKIETVFLLTAAKTSYISSSIVRDVIRNNGDYTVLVPESVRVKS; encoded by the coding sequence ATGAAACGTGCACTTTTTCCAGGATCTTTTGATCCTATTACCAACGGACATTACGACATTATAAAACGTGGCGTAAAGCTTTTTGATGAAGTTGTTGTTGCAATTGGTATTAATGCCGATAAAAAATATATGTTTTCTATTGAGGAACGTAAAGCTTTTATTGAAGACGCTTTTAAAAACCAACCAAAAGTTAAGGTTACGACCTATGAGGGTTTAACTGTGGACTACTGTAAAGACATTAATGCAAAATTTATTTTAAGAGGCTTACGTAATCCTGCAGATTTTGAGTTTGAAAAAGCCATTGCCCATACCAACAGAAAGCTCTCAAAAATTGAAACGGTCTTTCTATTAACAGCAGCTAAAACCTCTTATATTTCCTCTTCGATTGTACGCGATGTAATACGGAATAATGGAGACTACACGGTTTTGGTACCTGAGAGTGTAAGGGTAAAATCTTAA
- a CDS encoding response regulator produces MKTRIAIVDDNTFLIKAVEEKLSFFEDLQVRFTATDGENLLEKLEENHNIDLILMDIEMPIMDGIEATYLVKQKYPHIKIIMLTVFDNDENIFNAIKAGADGYLLKEINAGDLHCGILETLNGGAAMNPSIALKTLKLLRNPFVEEKEREEIKLTGREIDVLEQLSKGLSYNAVAENLILSTGTIRKHIENIYRKLQVHNKLEAVEKAKRNNII; encoded by the coding sequence ATGAAAACCAGAATAGCCATAGTAGACGATAACACGTTTCTAATAAAAGCAGTAGAAGAAAAGCTTTCTTTTTTTGAAGATTTACAGGTAAGATTTACCGCTACAGATGGTGAGAACTTACTAGAAAAGTTAGAAGAGAATCATAATATTGATCTTATTTTAATGGATATAGAAATGCCTATAATGGATGGTATTGAAGCAACATATCTAGTAAAGCAAAAGTATCCTCACATAAAAATTATAATGCTTACGGTTTTTGATAATGACGAGAATATCTTTAATGCCATTAAGGCTGGTGCTGATGGCTATTTGCTAAAAGAAATCAACGCTGGCGATTTACATTGTGGTATTTTAGAAACTTTAAATGGTGGTGCAGCCATGAATCCTTCAATTGCATTAAAAACCTTAAAATTACTTAGAAATCCCTTTGTAGAAGAAAAAGAAAGGGAAGAAATAAAACTCACAGGTAGAGAAATAGATGTTTTAGAGCAATTAAGTAAAGGTCTAAGTTATAATGCTGTTGCAGAAAATTTAATTCTCTCCACAGGAACAATTAGAAAACACATTGAAAATATCTACCGCAAACTACAGGTGCATAATAAGCTTGAAGCAGTAGAAAAGGCTAAACGCAATAATATTATCTAA
- a CDS encoding tetratricopeptide repeat protein — protein MFNKVAFGYIFNNTDKALAVIKEGKMSAKKTNFNFGLTELVNTHGIYMDIIGKSDSASFYFKEALSMSRAYGFKNIESMCLNNLGMFNWNKGHYDEALDYFFQSLQMDEALKSEKSTSSSLNNIGLIYQEMNLNDKALEYHKKALRVREKYNLKNEQIASHNNIGINLKDLGRLDEAIVSFTKGLTLAKQLDNRIDYYRILDNLANAYYEKGNKDLALNTYLEALKKKENYQGDERGMLSTYNNIATLYNEKNLPKVAKRYTDEGFNLVKKYPEIEMVSADLHLTAAESNYMLGNYNKAREQKQTYIKLKDSIFSEKNALKIADLEVKYETEKKEKEILIQRAELAEQNLVIQKRNYQLYGLVFLIIILSVLGFLFYNQQKLKNEQLQKENELKDALLKIETQNKLQEQRLRISRDLHDNIGAQLTFIISSIDNLKYRFDIKNHKLTHKLETISEFTSCTINELRDTIWAMNKSEVTFEDLQTRISNFIDKANISANDIEFQFNVADSVDTLKRFSSVEGMNILRIIQEAIHNSLKYAKASKITVQVSKNVSNLLFKISDNGNGFDMSSITRGNGLTNMEKRASEINGTLKIDAALGKGTSIDLII, from the coding sequence ATGTTTAATAAAGTTGCATTTGGTTATATTTTTAATAATACGGACAAAGCGCTAGCGGTTATTAAGGAAGGAAAGATGTCTGCAAAGAAGACTAATTTTAATTTTGGTCTAACCGAGTTAGTAAACACTCATGGCATATATATGGATATCATAGGCAAGTCAGACTCGGCATCATTCTATTTTAAAGAAGCTTTAAGTATGAGCAGAGCGTATGGCTTTAAAAATATAGAGTCAATGTGCCTAAATAATTTAGGAATGTTTAATTGGAATAAAGGCCACTACGATGAAGCTTTAGATTACTTCTTTCAATCTTTACAAATGGATGAGGCCTTAAAAAGCGAAAAATCCACATCATCTTCATTAAACAATATTGGCCTCATTTACCAAGAAATGAATCTTAATGACAAAGCTCTAGAATACCACAAAAAAGCATTAAGAGTTAGAGAAAAATACAATCTTAAAAACGAGCAAATAGCATCACACAATAATATTGGTATAAATTTAAAAGACTTAGGTAGATTAGATGAAGCTATCGTGTCTTTTACAAAAGGATTAACGCTGGCAAAACAACTAGACAACCGTATAGACTATTATAGAATACTAGACAATCTGGCAAATGCATATTACGAAAAAGGCAATAAAGACTTAGCATTAAATACTTACTTAGAGGCTTTAAAAAAGAAAGAAAATTACCAAGGTGATGAACGAGGAATGCTCTCTACATACAATAATATAGCAACACTCTACAACGAAAAAAATCTGCCCAAAGTAGCCAAGCGCTATACAGATGAAGGTTTTAATTTGGTTAAAAAATATCCCGAAATAGAAATGGTTTCTGCAGATCTACATTTAACTGCAGCAGAAAGTAATTATATGCTCGGAAACTACAACAAGGCCAGAGAACAAAAACAAACGTATATAAAACTAAAAGACTCCATCTTCTCAGAAAAAAATGCCCTAAAAATAGCAGATCTAGAAGTAAAGTACGAAACCGAAAAAAAAGAAAAGGAAATTCTCATACAACGTGCAGAACTTGCCGAGCAGAACTTAGTAATTCAAAAACGAAACTACCAGCTTTATGGGTTGGTTTTTTTAATCATAATACTCAGCGTATTAGGGTTTCTATTTTATAACCAACAAAAGCTAAAAAATGAACAATTACAGAAAGAAAATGAACTTAAAGATGCATTGCTAAAAATCGAAACTCAGAATAAGTTACAAGAACAGCGCTTGCGTATCAGCAGAGATTTACACGACAATATAGGTGCTCAACTTACCTTTATAATTTCATCTATAGATAATTTAAAATATAGGTTTGATATAAAGAACCATAAACTAACACACAAATTAGAAACCATTAGTGAGTTTACATCATGCACCATCAATGAGTTACGAGATACAATTTGGGCTATGAACAAAAGTGAGGTTACCTTTGAAGATCTTCAAACTCGGATTTCAAATTTTATAGATAAAGCAAATATCTCTGCAAACGATATAGAATTTCAATTTAACGTAGCAGATAGTGTAGATACCTTAAAGCGATTTTCATCTGTTGAAGGCATGAATATTTTAAGGATTATACAAGAAGCTATACACAACAGCTTAAAATATGCTAAGGCATCAAAGATTACAGTGCAGGTATCTAAAAATGTTTCAAACTTATTGTTTAAAATCTCAGATAATGGAAACGGTTTTGATATGTCTTCCATAACAAGAGGAAATGGATTAACTAATATGGAAAAGAGAGCTTCTGAAATTAATGGAACATTAAAAATAGATGCAGCCTTGGGTAAAGGCACATCAATAGATCTCATCATTTAA
- a CDS encoding PQQ-binding-like beta-propeller repeat protein, which produces MKTLSTQIKTLMMLVLFVSATSLLAQENSYQSYDLGAKINEMTLTVGGVLVVATNNGLTGIKPEQSQPVFTFNNFGKLKPEETEFISGSPYIVVSQGAGSKFAGIAKTKRAVIDYMQGKVIFNSDDDSWNQIYTCDVVLPQNKLIVSGIQKTGSKADKITPKVAVYDLNTSKLDYSFFLDTPGRIGVGKDFSVTGTPLLLKDFLIIPTAQGLIAKTHSGEELWTNKIKRITWLVADKTEQEIYGFETTTNGKNTRIHKIGVKGEELWEDDRKVKGIVSKFEILPQGLAVVSDVAGGDGAFAAKSESKITMFSAATGEDLWEKAPKTKGYVQHFYTMEDGILFGIYSGGINKISFDGKTLFKKPLKTGENIMIMAHTPQGLIYITGEDANIVNLETGEQIWDKPLKYKNTASVASTYDSTNNRYLIATEDIVYAVNANSGEVSEFSKLKFEEKESPSTMEIRNGNIFLSSSQNMMALDGNGSEIYHEYYKSPGKSGFMKIVGGVVAAASMVATVSTAYAAGMNNNGISMNNLRNYNDYGKEAKRASDMFASIAGASFDMMSQRFKASAATEDSQFILTKLDNGVGLVKVNKDSGKIEKEILLKDKKPEYKVDEYAGYLYYKANDSTIDAYSLKK; this is translated from the coding sequence ATGAAAACGCTATCCACTCAAATTAAAACGTTAATGATGCTAGTACTTTTTGTAAGCGCTACATCATTACTGGCTCAAGAAAATTCATACCAAAGCTATGATCTTGGGGCAAAGATAAATGAGATGACATTAACAGTTGGAGGTGTACTTGTTGTTGCTACTAACAATGGTCTTACAGGTATAAAACCAGAGCAGAGCCAGCCTGTGTTTACCTTCAATAATTTTGGAAAACTGAAACCAGAAGAAACCGAATTTATTTCAGGATCACCTTATATTGTTGTTTCTCAAGGCGCAGGCTCTAAATTTGCTGGTATAGCAAAGACTAAGCGCGCTGTTATAGATTATATGCAAGGTAAAGTGATTTTTAATTCTGACGATGACAGCTGGAATCAAATTTACACCTGCGACGTTGTGCTACCTCAGAATAAACTTATTGTAAGTGGTATTCAAAAAACAGGAAGCAAAGCCGACAAGATAACACCAAAAGTTGCAGTCTATGACCTTAACACATCAAAATTAGATTATAGTTTCTTTTTGGACACACCAGGACGTATAGGTGTTGGAAAAGACTTTAGTGTTACCGGAACACCTTTACTGTTAAAGGATTTCTTAATTATACCAACCGCTCAAGGCCTCATTGCAAAGACACACTCAGGTGAAGAGCTTTGGACCAATAAAATTAAACGTATTACTTGGCTAGTAGCAGATAAAACCGAACAAGAAATTTATGGTTTTGAAACTACCACCAACGGCAAAAACACAAGAATACACAAAATAGGTGTTAAAGGTGAAGAACTATGGGAAGACGACCGAAAAGTAAAAGGTATTGTATCTAAATTCGAAATTTTACCGCAAGGCTTGGCTGTTGTAAGTGATGTTGCAGGTGGAGATGGAGCATTTGCCGCCAAATCCGAGTCTAAAATAACCATGTTTAGTGCAGCAACAGGAGAAGATCTTTGGGAAAAGGCCCCAAAAACAAAGGGCTATGTGCAGCATTTTTACACCATGGAAGATGGTATTTTATTCGGAATATACTCAGGCGGAATCAATAAAATTTCGTTCGATGGTAAAACACTGTTTAAAAAACCTTTAAAAACGGGCGAAAATATTATGATAATGGCACATACACCACAAGGACTCATTTATATTACAGGTGAAGATGCAAACATTGTAAATCTGGAAACAGGAGAACAGATCTGGGATAAACCATTAAAATATAAGAATACTGCTTCTGTAGCTTCCACTTACGATAGCACTAATAATAGATACCTCATTGCAACAGAGGATATAGTATATGCAGTAAATGCTAATTCTGGTGAAGTTTCAGAATTTTCAAAACTGAAATTTGAAGAAAAAGAATCTCCAAGCACAATGGAGATAAGAAATGGAAATATATTTTTAAGTTCTTCTCAAAACATGATGGCATTAGATGGCAATGGCTCAGAAATATATCACGAATATTATAAATCACCAGGTAAAAGTGGCTTTATGAAGATAGTTGGTGGTGTTGTAGCAGCGGCATCCATGGTTGCAACGGTATCAACAGCATATGCTGCCGGAATGAATAATAACGGCATAAGTATGAATAATCTAAGAAACTATAACGACTACGGTAAGGAAGCCAAGCGTGCATCAGATATGTTTGCCTCTATTGCAGGTGCATCTTTTGATATGATGTCTCAACGCTTTAAAGCGTCTGCTGCCACAGAAGATTCACAATTTATCTTAACAAAATTAGATAACGGAGTAGGCCTGGTTAAAGTAAATAAGGACTCAGGTAAAATAGAAAAAGAAATTTTATTAAAAGATAAAAAACCAGAGTATAAAGTAGATGAATATGCAGGTTATCTCTACTATAAGGCTAATGATAGTACTATTGATGCTTATAGCCTTAAGAAATAG
- a CDS encoding DUF6252 family protein, protein MRTLKNVMLLVMAFSLATLTSCSSDDDGGSGGNAPSGTLVAKVDGTNYESWEISSSATIANNGNNLIIIASNSDGNAFSFTIWGYQGVGTYDLDGSVIGNVNVASYTETDVDLNNPQNSTTEIWQAPYDNSMVGSLSISEETDNKLIGTFEFTCKNLNGDQSVKTITNGSFNLNKQVQ, encoded by the coding sequence ATGAGAACTTTAAAAAACGTTATGTTATTAGTAATGGCATTTTCTTTAGCAACATTAACATCGTGTAGTAGTGATGACGATGGTGGAAGTGGTGGTAATGCTCCTTCTGGCACTTTAGTCGCAAAAGTAGATGGTACAAACTACGAATCTTGGGAGATATCTTCTTCCGCAACAATAGCAAACAATGGAAATAACTTAATAATTATAGCCTCTAATAGTGATGGCAATGCGTTTTCGTTTACAATTTGGGGTTATCAAGGAGTGGGAACGTATGATCTAGACGGTTCTGTCATTGGTAACGTCAACGTGGCGTCTTACACAGAAACAGACGTAGATCTTAATAATCCACAAAATTCAACTACAGAAATTTGGCAAGCACCATACGATAATTCTATGGTTGGCTCTTTGAGTATTTCTGAAGAAACTGATAATAAACTAATAGGAACCTTTGAGTTTACCTGTAAAAACCTCAATGGTGATCAGTCTGTAAAAACAATCACAAATGGTTCGTTTAATCTTAATAAACAAGTGCAGTAA
- a CDS encoding GSCFA domain-containing protein — MKLQTNIKLQKQPHHQIDYTSKMILLGSCFSENIGSKFEYHKFQSEVNPFGILFHPVAIENLITRSINEDFYSEEEILHHNEIYCCFDAHSKLNALSKTQLLERLNAQLTKTLNKVKSASHIIITLGTAWVYRHITTDKIVANCHKIPQKQFLKELLFVEDVVASLESIIALVRRVNPKVNFIFTVSPVRHLKDGFIENNRSKAHLLSAIHQVVEPRKQLFYFPSYEIMMDELRDYRFYNQDMIHPNHLAIDYIWETFKTVWLSEDAEEISEKIASIQTKKAHRPFNQNSEAHQKFLTKLHLEITDLQRKYPHILF; from the coding sequence ATGAAGCTACAAACCAACATAAAACTACAAAAACAACCACATCATCAAATAGATTACACGTCTAAAATGATCTTATTAGGATCATGTTTTTCTGAGAATATTGGTAGTAAGTTTGAGTATCATAAGTTTCAATCTGAGGTAAATCCATTCGGAATTTTATTTCATCCTGTAGCTATAGAAAACCTAATCACTAGAAGTATAAATGAAGATTTCTATAGTGAAGAAGAGATTTTACATCACAATGAAATTTATTGCTGTTTTGATGCGCATTCAAAATTAAATGCGCTTTCTAAAACACAATTACTAGAGCGTTTAAATGCGCAATTAACTAAAACATTAAATAAGGTTAAGTCTGCATCGCACATCATTATTACACTCGGTACAGCTTGGGTTTATAGACATATTACAACTGATAAGATTGTTGCTAATTGCCATAAAATACCTCAAAAACAATTTCTAAAAGAGTTGTTATTTGTTGAAGATGTTGTTGCGTCATTAGAATCTATAATTGCTTTAGTACGACGTGTAAACCCTAAAGTTAATTTCATTTTTACGGTATCTCCGGTAAGGCATCTCAAAGATGGTTTTATAGAAAACAATAGGAGTAAGGCCCATTTATTGTCAGCAATTCATCAGGTTGTAGAGCCCAGAAAGCAACTATTCTATTTTCCATCTTATGAAATTATGATGGACGAATTAAGAGACTACAGGTTTTATAATCAAGATATGATACACCCAAATCATTTAGCGATAGACTACATTTGGGAAACGTTTAAAACCGTTTGGTTATCAGAAGATGCTGAAGAAATCTCAGAAAAGATAGCTAGTATTCAAACTAAGAAAGCGCATCGTCCGTTTAATCAAAATTCAGAAGCACATCAAAAATTTTTAACAAAACTTCATTTAGAAATTACTGATTTACAGAGAAAATACCCACATATTCTGTTTTAG
- a CDS encoding GxxExxY protein yields the protein MTENDISRIIVDVCYKIHVELGPGLLESVYEEILFQELKNEGLIVERQKPLPVIWRGKALDLSYRTDLIVEHKVIVEIKSVQEIHPVHPKQLLTYLKLSGLKLGLLINFNSPLIKTGITRIVNGL from the coding sequence ATGACCGAAAATGATATTTCTAGAATCATAGTTGACGTTTGTTATAAAATTCATGTAGAGCTTGGTCCAGGTTTATTAGAATCTGTTTATGAGGAGATTTTGTTTCAAGAACTTAAAAATGAAGGTTTAATTGTTGAAAGGCAAAAACCTTTGCCTGTAATTTGGAGAGGTAAAGCATTAGATTTGAGTTACAGAACTGATTTAATTGTAGAACATAAAGTTATTGTTGAAATAAAATCCGTTCAAGAGATTCATCCTGTTCATCCAAAACAATTATTAACCTATTTAAAGTTGTCAGGATTAAAACTTGGGCTACTCATAAACTTTAATAGCCCTTTAATTAAAACAGGAATTACAAGAATTGTTAACGGGTTATAA